Genomic window (Primulina eburnea isolate SZY01 chromosome 8, ASM2296580v1, whole genome shotgun sequence):
TTTCTATGGTTTGACGGGTTTTTGAATTTGCTTTACATGTCTGTACATGTGTTGCATGATGGTGGGAGGGGTGCCTTTGGGATATGTCAAGCTGCctacactttttttttttgtaaaaacattgctTTATTAATTATTACTTAGACTCCTGGTGATCTCAATTTTTCACGAGACCTTTGATCCGAGGAGGTTTTTCAATAGGTGATTTTGTGCCTTTTTCAAAGGGTTGGAGGGGGTTTTGAATTTGCTTTACACGTCTGTACGTGTGTTGCATGATGATGGTGGGAGGGGGGTGCCATTGGGATATGCATTGGCTGTTCCACACTTATGACACatctattttcaatttttttagtttAATGGATCTTGTTTCACTTTTCTGCcttcatataaatttttttccagGAGGCTGCAGGAGGTGATGACGACGATGATGATCTGGATCTCTTTGGTGATGAGACAGAGGAGGAAAAGAAGGCTGCTGAAGAGAGAGAGGCAGCTGCAAAGAAATCCGCTAAAAAGAAAGAGAGTGAGTTTAGAATAATGCAATATGAGGCTATGAGCATAGCATAAAAAATCATTGTTCTAGGGTCATTTTGTGCTGGGTTTATTGTTTTGCAATTGGTTCTTAGATAACAGGAAATGTTGCATTTCTTGTTCACATGATGCCTATCAGTTTTTTTTGTCAACTTTTTGTACAGGAGTTTACGACATTGAATTACTGGATAAATTATTTCTCCTTTCGTTGGTGTTATTTCTCCTTTCGTTAGTGTTCTCAAGATTTGCTGATTGAATGTGGATATCCAGGTGGAAAATCCTCTGTTCTCATGGACGTGAAACCTTGGGATGATGAGACAGACATGAAGAAGCTAGAAGAGGCCGTTCGGAGCATTGAAATGCCTGGCCTCTTGTGGGGAGCATGTATGACttcttcaattttttatttccagccattttttgtttctttttttttacccGCTGACAACCAAGTTAGTAGTTTCTGTCTGAAGCTTTACTTTTCTCCCCTTGTGCAGCAAAATTGGTAGCTGTTGGATATGGAATCAAGAAACTGCAGATCATGCTTACCATAGTCGATGATCTCGTCTCGGTTGATAATCTCATTGAGGAGTATCTCACAGTCGAGCCTCGCAACGAGCACATCCAAAGCTGTGATATCGTGGCATTCAACAAAATCTGATTAGAGCCTTCTTTTGCtgtaattttgttgttgtggttagcactttttcttgtctttgagttTCATATTTTTCTGCTATTTTGAGGAAGATGTGCTTTGATTAGTTCATGGACAGAAGAGGAATGAATACTTGCAAACTATTAAATTATCCAACTTGATGTGATGATTTATGAGATTAGCATGATACAATACTTCAAATTATCGATCCCTCTACACAAAAGGTTTGTGATTTTTGTTAAATaaactttaataatattttcttaagaTGTTTTTCTTCATGACAAATAATGAGCAAGCCCACGTTGCACTTTGAGTTGATGGTAACCAAATTGGGATCATGGTGAGTGCCGTTTAATTGGATGAATGTGATTTGATGTGTTAAAAGTTGTGTGATTATTAGATGTCATTTGATGTGATAAAAGTTGGGCGATTATTAAAATGTTTGAATTGAAAGTGAAATGATAATGATAATATGTTTAGGTTGATTGATTAAATTTGAGTTGATATAAGGTGGTAAAGTTGGATTATTGATGCAAAATCAAGCGAACCAAACGAGTATTTAAGGGTAtgatttattaataatatattgtCTCATTTTTGTAGTGAGTTGGTGCGACAACGGGAAAAAAATGAGATTGCTCCTTGTGGAGTTTTTGTATTCAAATTGTCTCTTTCTGAAGGAAAAAATGATTAACAATCCCACCTAATACCTATAGATAACCACCTTGGATTCCTCGGAGAGCAGTCATCCATGTTGAGTTTAGAGGACCCAAAAGGAGGCGAATAACTCCTTGCACTAAAAGTGAAGCTATGGCAGTAAACAAATAATCTCTCCGCTAGTAAAACTTGAGCAACCCCCACGAATATACATGAGATGTAATAGCACAAATTATTCGAGAAGCACAGCACTTGATATTCTTATGCTTGGGATTATTTCGGCCCTTCCATGGGAACAAGAGAATAAGAAATGAAATAATCTCTTTGACGTGCCCCTCCCTTTTGATGCCACACTTTGCCATTCTTCCAACCTCCCAACCCAGCAAAACGTTGAACGCCAGGAAGACGAGCAAAATGGTTCCATTCCTGAAACACAGTCTCACTGATAAATAACATTTCATCAACTGTTTCTTAATAATAACTTTGATCGATTAAGTTTTATAAACGATCTACAAATTCTTTTCTCGATGAATTCCTATTACTTTCAATAATAACAAATTGTATTAAACTCGTTGCttctgatttattttattttcaagatCTTTTTTTAAACGAATCATCTCATAGCACGTCTATTAATAGATAGTCCATATTCCTTGAGGAAGAATACATAAAGATTGTGAAGTTAGATGCTTGCTAAAGGACTAATAGTGTTAAAATTGACACTATTGGAAAAAGAGAATAAGAGACATCAAGCAGAAGTAGGCAACAATCAACATTCAGAAGAAGCGGTAAAATGTCAAGTGAACTTTATGGACATACAAGAGCAACTAAAAAAAGAGtagggtctcatgtgagatcgtctcacggatcataatctgtgagacgggtcaactctaaccatattcacaataaaaagtaatacacttagcataaaaagtaataatttttcatggataacccaaataagagatccgtctaacaaatacgactcgtaagatcgtctcacacaagtttttaccctAAAAATATGCATATTATTTGACAAGGACTTGATCCATGATATTTTTTAAGTGTGTTGTCTCCCCTTATTCGAAatatttaaatagttaattCATATCACGGAAcaaaaaaagatttatttaaaaatataatttaattatttttcaaagaTTTTTATATGCTTattaacctttttttttttcataccAAACATGAATTATGATAGATGTAGGAACTACTAATAATATATTTGTAAATATAAAACGTGCGTCTTAATATAGCACCATAATTTAATTGTTTATATAAATTAGAAATCCCTACTATTCTAAGAATTTGATTAAAGCAAACTTAATATAGTCTCTTTGTTTGTACAAAATATCATATTTACAGatataaattcaataattttatattttcagaCTAATTTTATTCTAGAAAATGCACAGTATGTCATGATTTCATCTGCTTGTTTAGaatcatcattattattattattattattatcgcGTGCCTTGGATCTTCGGGCGTTTAAAGAAAACCCTACCCCCAAATTTCTTCTCAGCACATCACTATGGCCAGGAAGCGAAAAGCCCGAGCCGTCGAAGCTCCTCAAGAGCCTGAGCCTGAGCCTGAGCCGGAGCCGGAGCCTGAGCCGGAGCCGGAGCCGGATCCGGAGCATGAGCCTGAGCCGGTACGACTCGAGGAAGCAGAGCAGGAACAATTCGTTACGGAGGAGGCCCAACAAATCGTAGAGGAAGATCCAGGTATCGGGGAAGGAGAAGTCGGTGATGAAGCAGTAGAAGAGGAGCAAGAGGAAGAGGAATTAGATGAGGGAGAGGGAGATGGAGAAGGAGAAGGGGGAGAAGGAGAAGAAGGAGAAGGAGAAGGAGAGGAGGAGAAAGAAGACGACGCTGTGTTTGAGAATAATGAGCTAGAGAGTGAAAATACGGGGAAGTTACTTGTGGATGATGCCTTGACGAATGGAGGTGAAACTGAAGGGCAGGAGGAGGAAAATGAAGGAGAGTTGGAGGAAGAGCCATTGGAGAAGCTTCTTGACCCTTTTTCCAAGGACCAGCTGGCTCGTTTGATCAAGGATGCTGTGGACAAACACCCTGACATCATGGAGGATGTGAACAAATTGGCGAACGCTGACCCTTCACACCGCAAAATATTTGTGCACGGCCTCGGATGGAATTCGAATACTGAGCTGATTACTTCTGTGTTCGGTAAGTTCGGAGAAATCGAGGATTGTAAGGTTGTCATGGACAAGAATTCTGGGAAAGCCAAGGGTTATGCTTTTGTCCTCTATAAGAACCGTGATGGGGCCCGTCGTGCTTTGTTGAAGCCACAGAAGATGATTGAGGGTCGAATAACTTCATGCCAATTGGCCTCTGCAGGTCCAGTTCAGGCTCCTCCCCCGACTGTGGTGGCCACTGTCGCGGTACCACCTCCGTCTGAGTACACTCAGCGGAAAATTTATGTGAGCAATGTATCAGCTGAGCTCGATGTTCCGAAACTCGTGGAGTTCTTTtccaaatttggggagattgAAGAAGGGCCTTTGGGGTTGGATAAAGAAACTGGAAAGCCAAGAGGGTTCTGTTTGTTTGTTTTCAAAACTCTAGAGGGTGCCAAGAGGGCATTGGAAGAGCCGCACAAGAAGTTTGAAGGTCAAATTCTGCATTGCCAGAAAGCAGTAGATGGGCCTAAAATTTCGAAGGCTTCTCTAAACTTTCAGCATACTCAACCACTACAGCAGCAGATACGGCCTCAGCATCACCATCACAATCGTCACCAGGGGCAGTTGGGGCATTACCATCATGCTGCAAAGAGGGGCAAGTTTGGAGGGGGCCGGGGAGGCATGAGGCACGCAGGTGGACACTTAATGGCGCCCAGTGGAGGGACAACTGCGCCTGCAGTGGGGTTTGGCCATGCAGTTCCCCCTGCCGCGATTGGACAGGCTGTAGCTGCTTTGTTGGCAACTCAGGGGGCTAGCTTAGGGATTGGTAATTTGCTTGGAGGGATTGGAACAGGTGTGAATCAGCAGGGAGGTCCACCGATGATGAATAACGCAGCTTACGCAGGTCAGGCTGGTGCTAGTAGCTATGTAGGACAGCCTGGGATGCAAGGAGGTTATGTTACCCAGCAGCAGATGGGTCAGGGTGGCGTTAGGCCACATCAGGGTGGTGCTCCCTACATGGGTCATGGTCACTAGGTAAGTTTTGTTGGCAATTTccctaatttaatttttttaacagaTACTCTTACATGAGATGCTTGAAGTGTGTTGATTTGTATAACGTGATGTTTAGACTTGCTGTTACCTCGTGCTTGTTGCTAAAGGGTTATTCCTGGAAGATAATAGGAAGATTTAGAGCATTATAGAATTGAATTTTCCTACTAATGAAGCAATACTAGAATTTTTACTGCCTTTGTAATTGTTCCCGGGAACCAGGGAGGGGAAACCGTACCAAAATCAAAGGATTCCACGATACCTGGGAAGAGGGGCATGCCAAGATACAGCTATATTTGTTTATCACTTATATTAGTGGACAATTTTGCTTACTttgattaaaattaattatttttaataaggTCCATGTATCAAATGAAGATTTTCATCAATTGGAAGGATTTTGACTTCTCAGATGATAGAATGGAAAAGAACCAGGAACTTTTAAGTAATGGCATGAGTAGTACAAAATCTACCAGTGATTAGTTTAGGTCATGCTGTTAAAAGAaggaatatgaatatgaaaacTCTGACTACTAAATATAACTTGAAGTTTGCCTGTATTGCTGCTTTTTTAGAAATTTGAATCATATGTTACAAATTAAATTGAAGTCCAAAGGAATTGATGTTGCATTAGGTCTGAAAATTATATGGTGTGAACTTGGTAGTGATTACTGAAAATATACTTATGTTTGAGATTTCATGAACAACCATTCCAACAATTGTACTTGAATCAGAGTCACTGGCATTAACTATCATGATCAGTTTGATAGAATAAATAGATTGCAGTTGATGGATTAACCTCCAACCTCACCCCCAGATTACATTCTTCATTAGAAGCTACcatgcatcaatgcaatttGCGGAAATGATGCTGCCATGATATTTCTGCTGTGCTTGTCGATTGTACGCAGCTATGTCCTATTTCTTTGATATCATGTAACTGATATGAGTTTTTTCCCTTTTCCGTggtgttttttaaattttttcatgTTGTGTCAATCTCTGTGCTTATAATTCTTAAATCTTGGCATAGATTTATCCTGTTTACTTAGTGATGTATTTTTTGTTTTCATGGTCTTATATGTTTAATATGTTTTCTCTGGCAAAAgctttttacttgtttaaaaatccAGGTGCTTCTCAGTTTTTCTTGTTAAATATGTTAATGCTTGGGATGCTGCTTCACATTATTCATTTCCTGTGAATGAATTTAACTTTTGTTTTTCAGGAGACTCTTTTTATGTTTAATGTATTCATTGTGCAGATTCTTCAAAATTGCACCAAACTTTTAGTTTTGGACTCTGGTGATTCTTCTGAAGTTCAGGCACTCATGCAAATGACGTCTTTCCTTATTGCAAAAAATTACCATTTGCCTAAAGACTAGAATCTAAAATATGTACTTTTCTATTTATTTACTTTGTCCGTCAAACATTTTCTAAAACAGTGACTCATCTTGCTTATAATAACAACTTTTTAAAAGGATTGAGGTCCACCGGTTATGATCCCGTTGTGTCTGCGATATTTTCATTTGTGTCAATTAGGTATCTTAATACACATCTGGCATTTGCATTCACCTGTTGCTTTCGTCAATTTCATCATGCAAAaatatttaagctttaattGATGATGAAATGTAACCTGTTTTCATGATCTACATCCGTTCCTTACTGTTTGATATTGTTTAAACCTATTCAAGGTAGCGAAGCCGAGCATCAATTTAGTTATTTTTTTCGTAGTGACTCGTAAATGGATATCCTGAGTAGTTTTACTCTTAACTAACTAACAAACTTGACATTTTGATGCTATTACAGTTCAATGCAGGAAAGCTCGTAGTGTATCACTGCTGCTTTGACTTCTTTGCGCTGTCTTTAATATGTGTTATAATTGGAATTATTTACATTTTTACGTAAAATGCAAATTACTTTGTGTATgttaaaatttgaattatttacattttTTCCTAAAAGGCAATGATTAACTCCCATTTACCAGACATGAAGGTTTTTTAAATGGCACCAATTTAACTTGAAAAAAGTGAGTTTTTGAATCTTTTTGTTTTAACAACAACAAGTCTTTTTTTTAAGTCGTTTGAGTGTCACATCATTGCTTTAAATTTACGGTACATCCAAACAGAAACTACCAATTTGAAAATTAGAATATTCTTTATGAACATCCTGAACAATAGGAACCGGGGACACATTGTTTTCATTTCAACAGCTATGGTGGAGACGATTTGTGAATGAGATCAAATTTAGTGGCTGGACTCAACCAAGAACATGGACTGAGACATGTTTTTTAGCAGCAAAGATTCCTGGCACATAAAAGTGTTATGTTCAAATCTCTCACTTTTGCTAGGATCCTGCTTCTCcgcaaatttaaaattttaattttttttcgtaTTTAAAAGTCCTCCGTTCGTCTTTGTTCATGGAGTTCTGCCATTTTTGGCAGTGTCATTATCTTTTTCCATGGGAAATTTATTTCCATGGTTAATCTCTCTTCCAACATCCACTTTTCCTAGTCCCTGTTGATTAAAGTTAAGCAGAAATCCATTGGTTTCTTTGTATTTGGGGGTTGGTTTTCCCAGAGGCAGGGTACCTGATCCAGAAGTCAATGCCATAAGGAAAGATGTTGCTGCCTCCTGCTCTTAGGCAGGTAATTAGCCATTTTTGCTTCCTCCAAATCTTGTGTCCTAATTGTTGTTTCATCTTGTTTCATATAACATGAATTGGCAACACATTCGTTGAATGGACTTAAAGTTGATTGAAGGGACTCCATTAAACTTCTTACCTAAAACATGAAatgaaataaattgaatattagaTAGAGTAATATTTGCCAGCATCGATACCACTCTCATGATCATTGTTTTTTCAGCAACGTCCCTTGAAGGATATAGTATTCTGTAAAGCTTTATGTTCCCTTTGTTTGGTTTTTATCTAAGCAAGAGATCATCATCGTCTTTTAATGCTCACTGGGATTGTGCTCATATGCTTAACCACTTTGATTATCTGTGTGTTTAAGTCCCGTTAGTTTGAGCAGAATTTGAGATTCTGGGTTCATGTTACTTGAGAAATTTTGGGTTAATTTTGCAGTGCTAGAGGTAGGTCCTTGGCAGAGGATTTTTTCCCTTAGTTGGTTATACCCACCTGCTAGTACCACTATCCCAAGGGTAACATATACCCACCTGCTAGTACCACTATCCCAAGGGTAACATCGACTGCCACCCTCTCCAAAGATAACTGCTTTATATGTGGTACATGtacatgaaaatattatttgaaaatccatcCATAGACTAAAATGTTAGCTCTGCCATGAGTATAAATCCTGGGTTTCTGaaaaaatgcttcatccacaaatCCCCTTTGCATTTGTGTTACCTTGGCTATGAAACAACACAAAAATTACCTATGTTTGAATGCTATTCAATGACCCCGAAACTCTCGTGTGTATGAAAATCATTGTTCCTTAAGTCAGTTTTTCAGTTTAAAAAGGTTGATAGAAGAGTACGTCTCTCAGTGGTTCTAGTTGGAAATGGTAGCAGTCCAATCTAAAATCTACAATTCAAGTGTTTGAAAGAATGTAGGGTGCGTTTTGGATTGGGGGATTTGGTGAATTTGAATTTTAAGTCCTTGGTCAAAGTGCATCCAATGTGTCCGGATGATTTTTAagcatatgaatttgaatttctTTAGCTTTCATTTCCATTTATTGTTAGATTTTTGTTTTCTTGGTTCATGGAATCATTGAATTGGTTCCTAAATTAtttactcaaatcaaataattCAATCCAAACATAAGCATCATGATCTTTGAGGGGGGTTTATTAGTAAAATATGAAGATATTGATAATCGTTAATGATTCTTTTTAATGCGATTCATTTCACtatgttttatttttcttttatttatactattttgtttttttacatGAGCAACTTCccttattttcatatttatactATATGAATTTTCTATTTAAAATATCTTTTGTCTAATAATTTTGAACTATAAATCTATATTGtataaagacaaaaacttgtgtgagacggtctcacgggtcgtatttgtgagacggatcttttatttgggtcacccatgaaaaagtattactttttatgttaagagtattactttttattttgaatatgggtaaggttgacccgtcttacagattatgatccgtgagacggtctcacatgagacccactcttgtATAAATGTTTGTTATAAATTTCTTGATATAGTGGAAAATGCACTTGACTTTGTTCAAAATTAGAGCACTACAATTTTCTTTAATAAATGATAGTGCTATAACTTTTATGTTTTACTAAAATGGCGTACAATATAAATAAATGCTCAAAACATGTGGACTGCAaacactttttttaaaaaatatatatatacgtaaaatacaaaacaagaaacgctatCTCAACCAAAATCTTCAGACCATGGGTTTTCAACATCATGAAGGGAGGTGGATGTACATCATAGTGGGAGTTGGTGACAGAGAGAGAAGTGGCTAGGGATGGATTTCACAGAGAGTGGTGTGATCTCGTGTAAGATATGAAGGTTCTTTCTGATCCAAGTGTTGTTTGTAATGTTTGACGGATTAATTTACGAGGTGGCGAATGGAGCGGAGGAGGTCATGATGGCCAAAATATCGGGGTAGGTGGattttgaatatttgaagatctGTGTGGGGCCTTTTCATAATATACAATAATAAAGTCCCAACAAAGAAAATTTATTTAGTACTAAAAGTGTAATTATGCAGTAAATTAGTATCTTGATAAAAGTTAATTTCTTTAGTATCGATTAATAAaacttttgtttaattttgGTGGTTCAaactattaaaattttattttgttatgttTTTCAACAAAATTTACAATAGCGTGGGTTGGTGgtattataaaaaatttctaGGTTTTAAACACCAAATTTAATCATCTCTTACTTGataaatttatatgtaaataaaatccgtttgtatatataaaagatttaacaacaataataaatctcattactaaataaattaacaaaTAGGTGGACCAGGATATCAAAAAGAAGGTCAAAAAGATGCTAGCTTAAGTAATTAAGTATGACCCTAATACTacttccaattaatttatttaaaaaaattcacacTGGGTTCGCAAAAAtacatattaataaaatattgattgtttgatatacatTTGGGATAATGGCTAAAGGTGGATTAACTCAACTCGAAAAACGCTAGACAATCCGTACGAATTCTGAGAACAGCCGATTACATCAAAAACAACGAACAGTagtcttttttttaaaatttgttacgTAACGAGTCAATTCCCGTAGAACTCCAATAGAAGTAATAAATCACCATGTTATAAATTATGACAAATTAGCCAACGAGATTTAAAAGATAGGATATAATCTTCTACTAAATCAAATTTTTGTACAAAACAGATTTATACGACTGTGTCGAACAGTTTCAACTCGTAGATTCTCTGAATTCAACATCCATACTAAAAAAACATTTCGGTGGCGTCAATAAGCACACAATAATAATCTTTTAATGTATAATAATGGAAATGTTATTCTTTTGTAAAACTAActatcaaatatttaatttaccaAAGAATTAaggtaaaaataataaataatttaaaatattttagacaattttaaaaaatatatataaccaGACAAATAGTCGAACCTATATAAAAGATACCCAGATGTCGACCAAATTTGTGTTCGAGCTTTGACATTTCGATGACTCGAAATGGACGTCTGTTGGAGCTCTGGTACTCGGCTCAAATGTAGGACTAAGCTGTTGATTACCAATAGCTCTGGTACTCGGCTCAAATGTAGGACTAATCCATGTTGCACAAATTTGATAACTTTATTGTCTATCTTTTGAAAAACCTCCATTCTATCCCTATGTACAAGTTACAGACTGGGTCGGCAAAAGAAAAGTCTCACCAAGCCGTTACACGACTTCAAAATGAAACACACGACGCCCTATCAAACATAGTAGCATCATCCAGCAACTTGTACACTGTAACATACTATGTACAGAAAACATCCTCGGTTCCAAGCTGTGAATTTGCTTTCCCTTTATTATAAACTGTTAGAACTATCTTCCCAAAATTTATGGTTGTCACTTGACTATACTGTTCAGGAATCTGCTCACTGGTTGACCTCTTCTACGGAACCACTTTGACCTCTGGCACGGGTGAAGTCATCCAAACTACGGTATTCCTCTCTGAGCAGTCTGTCCAATTCTGGATGTTTCTTTATTGATTCCATGTGGCCACTGGCCTCCCGATAATGATGAAATGCCCTGCAAACCCAAGTAAAAGGATTGTAATAACAGCAGAAACGCTCAAGGTGTTATGTAAAGAACATAATACTGAGAGTAGATTCTGATGGCAGATACTATGATCATGTAAAGCACTTTTCGGATCATGAAATTAATTTTACACCcgagaaattatattttcttgAATATTTGACAATTATCCACCACAAGCACACTACAAAGGCAAGAATGGTGTATACTATGAATATTAAAGGACTAGAATTAGCTTTGGGTAAAAATAGTTTCTAATATGATATCAAATCAGTAGATCACAAGTTCGAACCTCATAAATGCAATTCCCTATATttcataagttaatcttgagTTGTTATCATGAGTTTTTATTGCTCACTAACAGACCAACATGCAGGAATATGCTTCGATATTAATTCCACCTCTGTGACTTACACACGAtaagaaatgtttaaaaataaaaaataacattcAGTCTTCTCGTATGAATTAGAACTTCGGGAAATGCATGTTTCTAACATTATCTTAGTCTAGAACGGAGAACAGGATGTGATGCGATATAACCCTCGATCGGGAAGAAGTCAGTAGGAATTCACAATATAGCCATGACGAAGCGCATGTCATTTTGAATTAACAGTTAGCAGTAAATAGAATAAAAACACAAGGTTTAGCGAGAATTTACAAGACTGAAAAATCAAATCTTTTCACTTACTCTGTTGACACAAGCTCTTAAACCACTTTCTGGAGTCTCTGGTATTGTAATTTTACCATTATAAGCGAAGgtagaaaaagaaatatttAAAGGTCTTTTTTGGTTACCAATATTTTTCCAGGCCATAAAGATTCCCTTTTGTATAGAAGCCAAGAGCCAGCTGTTCGAAGTTGTCGTAGAGGTCCTCTCTGAATTCCTTCTCCAAACCATAACTGAAAAAAAATAGGTTAAAACATCATAGAATGGAGAATAACGGAACATATTGATACTTGAATGGAATCTAGCCAAGTAAACAAGGAGAGTACAATGAACTTAAACAAACAGCCAATTAATTTTGACGGTGAACTAAGAAATGCAGGAAACCTACCT
Coding sequences:
- the LOC140840051 gene encoding elongation factor 1-beta 2-like; its protein translation is MSSLSVSLPSSVSRASLLSLNRSLMAVTFSDLCTEAGLKALDRFISGKSYICCDKFTKDDVKVYAAISEKPSGDLYPNASQWYETISTKLAPSFPGKAVGVSLSGQRSPTEAAPAVEAKEAAGGDDDDDDLDLFGDETEEEKKAAEEREAAAKKSAKKKESGKSSVLMDVKPWDDETDMKKLEEAVRSIEMPGLLWGASKLVAVGYGIKKLQIMLTIVDDLVSVDNLIEEYLTVEPRNEHIQSCDIVAFNKI
- the LOC140840052 gene encoding UBP1-associated protein 2B-like is translated as MARKRKARAVEAPQEPEPEPEPEPEPEPEPEPDPEHEPEPVRLEEAEQEQFVTEEAQQIVEEDPGIGEGEVGDEAVEEEQEEEELDEGEGDGEGEGGEGEEGEGEGEEEKEDDAVFENNELESENTGKLLVDDALTNGGETEGQEEENEGELEEEPLEKLLDPFSKDQLARLIKDAVDKHPDIMEDVNKLANADPSHRKIFVHGLGWNSNTELITSVFGKFGEIEDCKVVMDKNSGKAKGYAFVLYKNRDGARRALLKPQKMIEGRITSCQLASAGPVQAPPPTVVATVAVPPPSEYTQRKIYVSNVSAELDVPKLVEFFSKFGEIEEGPLGLDKETGKPRGFCLFVFKTLEGAKRALEEPHKKFEGQILHCQKAVDGPKISKASLNFQHTQPLQQQIRPQHHHHNRHQGQLGHYHHAAKRGKFGGGRGGMRHAGGHLMAPSGGTTAPAVGFGHAVPPAAIGQAVAALLATQGASLGIGNLLGGIGTGVNQQGGPPMMNNAAYAGQAGASSYVGQPGMQGGYVTQQQMGQGGVRPHQGGAPYMGHGH